In a genomic window of Chrysemys picta bellii isolate R12L10 chromosome 1, ASM1138683v2, whole genome shotgun sequence:
- the LOC103306739 gene encoding olfactory receptor 51G2-like has translation MSAVNDTKLKSAMFLLTRIPGQEDIHLWISIPFCFIYVFSILGNSTILFIIKTDPSLHEPMYIFLSMLAITDLGLSISTIPTILGIYLFNSKEISLNACFAQLFFIHSFVFTESSILLLMAFDRFVAISNPLRYASILTLPRISKMGLVCVLRGVAVSFPFPFLLKRFQYCRDNVLSHSYCLHQDVMNLACSDITVNYVYGLFLTVFTVGFDSLLIFLSYVMILKTVLSVASHTECLRALNTCVSHLCAVLLFYIPDIGLALIHRLGKGSSPLLQIVLGYIFLLVPPLMNPIVYSVKSKHLRARIIRVFIK, from the coding sequence atgtcagctgtcaatgacaccaaaCTCAAATCTGCAATGTTCCTTCTCACCAggatacctgggcaggaagaCATCCATCTCTGGATCTCCATACCCTTCTGCTTCATTTATGTTTTTTCAATATTGGGAAATTCAaccattctgttcattataaaaacagatccaagcctgcatgagcccatgtacattttcctttccatgttggccatCACAGACCTTGGCTTATCGATATCCACCATACCGACAATACTGGGCATATATTTGTTTAACTCTAAGGAGATCAGCCTCAATGCCTGTTTtgcccagctgttcttcatccactcATTTGTATTCACTGAATCCTCCATACTCTTGTTGATGGCATTTGACCGCTTTGTCGCGATCTCTAACCcactgagatatgcttccatcttaacccTGCCAAGAATATCCAAGATGGGACTGGTGTGTGTGCTAAGAGGGGTGGCCGTATCATTCCCATTCCCCTTTCTCCTGAAACGGTTCCAATACTGTCGAGacaatgtcctctcccattcctactgcctgcACCAGGATGTCATGAATCTGGCTTGTTCAGACATCACAGTCAACTACGTCTATGGCTTGTTTCTTACAGTCTTCACGGTGGGATTCGATTCActgctcatcttcctctcttatgtgatgatcctcaaaactGTGCTGAGTGTTGCATCACACACGGAGTGCctcagggccctgaacacctgcgtctcccacctctgtgctgtCCTGCTCTTCTACATACCAGATATCGGCTTGGCTTTGATACACAGATTAGGGAAGGGCTCTTCTCCCTTACTACAGATTGTCCTGGGCTACATCTTCCTGCTGGTCCCGCCCCTGATGAACCCAATTGTGTACagcgtgaaaagcaaacaccttcgtgcGAGGATAATCAGAGTGTTCATCAAGTGA
- the LOC101936587 gene encoding olfactory receptor 51G2-like, with the protein MSAVNDTKFNSAVFLLTGIPGLEDVHLWISIPFCLMYVISIAGNSVILFIIKTDPSLHEPMYIFLSMLAVTDLGISITTIPTILGIYLFNSGRISLDACFAQLFFIHALSKIESSILLLMAFDRFIAICNPLRYTSILTPPRIAKMGLVAVLRSVAVILPLPILLKRFRYCRDNVLSHSYCLHQDVMKAACSDISVNSIYGLFLKVVTVGLDSFLIFLSYVMIVKTVLSVASRTECLRALNTCVSHLCAVVLFYISDIGLSLIHRFGNSSTHLLQIILGYVYLLVPPLMNPIVYSVKSKHLRERIIRAFVK; encoded by the coding sequence atgtcagctgtcaatgacaccaaattcaactctgcagtgttccttctcacTGGGATACCTGGGCTGGAAGACGTCCATCTCTggatctctatccccttctgcTTAATGTATGTTATTTCAATAGcaggaaattcagtcattctgttcattataaaaacagatccaagcctccatgagcccatgtacattttcctttccatgttggctGTCACAGACCTTGGCATATCGATAACCACCATACCCACGATACTGGGCATATACCTGTTTAACTCTGGGAGAATCAGTCTCGATGCCTGTTTTGCCCAGCTCTTCTTCATCCATGCACTTTCAAAAATTGAATCCTCCATTCtcttgttgatggcctttgaccgcttcatcgccatctgtaacccactgagatATACCTCCATCTTAACTCCACCGAGAATAGCCAAGATGGGACTGGTGGCTGTTCTAAGATCGGTGGCCGTAATACTCCCACTCCCCATTCTCCTGAAACGGTTTCGATACTGTCGAGacaatgtcctctcccattcctactgcctgcACCAGGATGTCATGAAGGCAGCTTGTTCAGACATTTCAGTGAACAGCATCTATGGCTTGTTTCTTAAAGTCGTCACCGTTGGATTGGACTCGTTCctcatcttcctctcttatgtgatgatcgTCAAAACAGTGCTGAGCGTTGCGTCCCGCACAGAGTGCCTgagggccctgaacacctgcgtcTCCCACCTCTGCGCTGTTGTGCTCTTCTACATATCAGACATCGGCCTGTCTTTAATACACAGATTCGGAAATAGCTCTACTCACTTGCTTCAGATAATCCTTGGCTACGTCTACCTGCTGGTTCCGCCCCTGATGAACCCAATCGTGTACagtgtgaaaagcaaacaccttcgtgaGAGGATAATCAGGGCTTTTGTCAAGTGA